Proteins encoded in a region of the bacterium genome:
- a CDS encoding DUF5615 family PIN-like protein, translating into MRLLLDTCINKHIKPLLIQSGHDVVLAGDFEFDPGDEAILVQAHLENRTLVTPDNDFRALAVLFGRPHCGIIRLVDIRGLEQAVQIERILDK; encoded by the coding sequence ATGCGTCTGCTTCTGGATACCTGCATCAACAAGCATATCAAGCCTCTTTTAATTCAGTCCGGACACGACGTCGTCTTGGCGGGCGATTTCGAATTCGATCCCGGAGACGAGGCGATTCTAGTGCAAGCTCATTTGGAAAACAGAACGCTCGTGACTCCGGACAATGACTTCAGGGCACTTGCTGTTCTGTTTGGAAGGCCGCACTGCGGCATCATCAGGCTGGTAGATATCAGAGGACTGGAGCAGGCTGTGCAGATTGAACGAATCCTCGATAAATAA
- a CDS encoding ImmA/IrrE family metallo-endopeptidase, translating to MDIGQKIKSARIMRGLSVRELAERVGVSHTAISKYETGKNKPGTAVIIKLARATNLRPSYFLRSPKAIAVMPRFRKRSKVGARKLAQIDENFRDKLERFLEVEGMVGISSDHHHLPDGFPYKARTLKDAEDAAIRLRESWKLGVDAIESVAMALEDNGVHVIPIQTEEDFFGCAYATKLEDGKPVHAIAFNKNLPCDRARFTLAHELGHIVLEPSDGLDEEALCNRFAAAFLAPKETVEKELSFQSRSLSIAELKYLKLKYGMSMQAWLYRARDLGVISDATLTREFRRFSALGWKKKEPVECNSREAPARFEVLVKKLLEERAISISRAAELLGVPTSDLMVESG from the coding sequence ATGGATATTGGCCAGAAAATTAAAAGTGCGCGCATTATGCGCGGACTTTCAGTTCGGGAACTTGCCGAAAGAGTCGGCGTGAGCCACACCGCAATTTCCAAATACGAAACTGGAAAGAATAAGCCTGGAACCGCCGTAATTATAAAATTGGCAAGGGCGACTAACTTAAGGCCTTCTTACTTCCTGCGCTCGCCGAAGGCCATTGCAGTCATGCCAAGATTTCGAAAGCGAAGTAAGGTAGGGGCAAGAAAGCTCGCTCAAATCGATGAGAATTTTCGGGATAAGCTTGAGCGATTCTTGGAAGTGGAAGGAATGGTGGGCATTTCATCAGATCACCATCACCTACCTGACGGTTTTCCATACAAAGCGCGCACTTTGAAAGACGCTGAAGATGCTGCGATTAGGTTGAGGGAAAGTTGGAAGCTTGGCGTGGACGCCATTGAAAGCGTTGCCATGGCGTTAGAGGATAATGGCGTCCACGTAATTCCTATCCAAACCGAAGAGGATTTCTTCGGTTGCGCATATGCAACCAAATTAGAGGACGGGAAACCCGTACATGCTATTGCTTTCAACAAGAATCTTCCATGCGACAGGGCAAGGTTCACCCTTGCGCACGAACTCGGGCATATTGTGCTTGAACCATCGGATGGCCTAGATGAGGAGGCCCTTTGCAATAGGTTCGCGGCCGCATTTTTGGCACCAAAAGAAACGGTTGAAAAAGAGCTTTCCTTCCAAAGCCGTTCCTTATCGATCGCCGAATTAAAGTACTTAAAACTCAAATACGGGATGAGCATGCAGGCTTGGTTGTATCGCGCACGGGATTTGGGAGTCATTTCCGATGCCACCTTGACTAGGGAATTCAGGCGCTTTTCCGCACTTGGATGGAAGAAAAAAGAACCCGTGGAGTGCAACTCGCGCGAAGCTCCCGCCCGTTTTGAGGTTTTGGTCAAGAAATTGCTTGAGGAACGTGCAATTTCCATTTCAAGAGCAGCTGAGTTGCTCGGAGTACCAACTTCAGATCTAATGGTTGAATCAGGATAG